A section of the Pan paniscus chromosome 11, NHGRI_mPanPan1-v2.0_pri, whole genome shotgun sequence genome encodes:
- the CTSL gene encoding procathepsin L translates to MNPTLILAAFCLGIASATLTFDHSLEAQWTKWKAMHNRLYGMNEEGWRRAVWEKNMKMIELHNQEYREGKHSFTMAMNAFGDMTSEEFRQVMNGFQNRKPRKGKVFQEPLFYEAPRSVDWREKGYVTPVKNQGQCGSCWAFSATGALEGQMFRKTGRLISLSEQNLVDCSGPQGNEGCNGGLMDYAFQYVQDNGGLDSEESYPYEATEESCKYNPKYSVANDTGFVDIPKQEKALMKAVATVGPISVAIDAGHESFLFYKEGIYFEPDCSSEDMDHGVLVVGYGFESTESDNNKYWLVKNSWGEEWGMGGYVKMAKDRRNHCGIASAASYPTV, encoded by the exons ATGAATCCTACACTCATCCTTGCTGCCTTTTGCCTGGGAATTGCCTCAGCTACTCTAACATTTGATCACAGTTTAGAGGCACAGTGGACCAAGTGGAAGGCGATGCACAACAGATTATACGGCATG AATGAAGAAGGATGGAGGAGAGCAGTGTGGGAGAAGAACATGAAGATGATTGAACTGCACAATCAGGAATACAGGGAAGGGAAACACAGCTTCACAATGGCCATGAACGCCTTTGGAGACATG ACCAGTGAAGAATTCAGGCAGGTGATGAATGGCTTTCAAAACCGTAAGCCCAGGAAGGGGAAAGTGTTCCAGGAACCTCTGTTTTATGAGGCCCCCAGATCTGTGGATTGGAGAGAGAAAGGCTACGTGACTCCTGTGAAGAATCAG GGTCAGTGTGGTTCTTGTTGGGCTTTTAGCGCTACTGGTGCTCTTGAAGGACAGATGTTCCGGAAAACTGGGAGGCTTATCTCACTGAGTGAGCAGAATCTGGTAGACTGCTCTGGGCCTCAAGGCAATGAGGGCTGCAATGGTGGCCTAATGGATTATGCTTTCCAGTATGTTCAGGATAATGGAGGCctggactctgaggaatcctatCCATATGAGGCAACA GAAGAATCCTGTAAGTACAATCCCAAGTATTCTGTTGCTAATGACACCGGCTTTGTGGACATCCCTAAGCAGGAGAAGGCCCTGATGAAGGCAGTTGCAACTGTGGGGCCCATTTCTGTTGCTATTGATGCAGGTCATGAGTCCTTCCTGTTCTATAAAGAAg GCATTTATTTTGAGCCAGACTGTAGCAGTGAAGACATGGATCATGGTGTGCTGGTGGTTGGCTACGGATTTGAAAGCACAGAATCGGATAACAATAAATATTGGCTGGTGAAGAACAG CTGGGGTGAAGAATGGGGCATGGGTGGCTACGTAAAGATGGCCAAAGACCGGAGAAACCATTGTGGAATTGCCTCAGCAGCCAGCTACCCCACTGTGTGA